In Zobellia roscoffensis, the following are encoded in one genomic region:
- a CDS encoding OsmC family protein: protein MKKEHHYKSKLQWTGNKGNGTANYRAFERSYCISIKNKPDILGSSDPSFRGDATKYNPEELLVASLSSCHMLWYLHLCSEAGVIVVNYNDNASGTMIETSDGGGRFSEVTLHPKVTVSESKMIKKAQELHAKANQLCFIANSVSFKVAHQASCVSLEDAL from the coding sequence ATGAAAAAAGAGCACCATTACAAATCAAAACTTCAATGGACCGGTAATAAAGGTAACGGAACTGCCAATTACAGGGCTTTTGAACGCAGCTATTGTATTTCAATCAAAAACAAGCCTGATATTTTAGGGTCTTCGGACCCGTCGTTTAGAGGCGATGCTACAAAATACAACCCAGAGGAGCTGTTGGTAGCTTCTTTGTCTTCATGCCATATGCTTTGGTATTTGCATTTGTGTTCTGAAGCTGGCGTTATTGTTGTTAATTACAACGATAATGCTAGTGGAACTATGATAGAAACATCAGACGGAGGCGGGCGTTTTAGCGAAGTGACTTTGCATCCCAAAGTTACCGTTAGTGAAAGTAAAATGATTAAAAAAGCCCAAGAGCTACATGCAAAAGCGAATCAACTTTGTTTTATTGCCAATTCTGTAAGTTTTAAGGTGGCGCATCAGGCTAGTTGTGTTAGTTTAGAAGATGCTTTATAA
- a CDS encoding RrF2 family transcriptional regulator, which translates to MLSKKTKYGLKALAYLASQKDKQPVQISEVAKAENISQKFLESILLSLRKSGFLGSKKGKGGGYYLIKDPKEVLMTDVMRILEGPIAMVPCVSLNFYEKCADCPDEATCSVNKLMLMVRDANLEVYRNNTLADLIA; encoded by the coding sequence ATGCTCTCAAAAAAGACAAAATACGGGTTAAAAGCACTTGCTTACTTGGCGTCACAGAAAGACAAGCAACCTGTACAGATTTCTGAAGTTGCAAAAGCAGAGAATATCTCACAGAAATTCTTGGAGAGTATCTTACTTTCTCTCCGCAAGAGCGGTTTTTTAGGTTCCAAAAAAGGTAAGGGAGGAGGTTACTACCTTATAAAAGACCCAAAGGAAGTATTAATGACAGATGTCATGCGCATACTCGAAGGTCCAATTGCCATGGTGCCCTGTGTGAGTCTTAATTTCTACGAAAAATGTGCAGACTGCCCAGATGAGGCTACTTGCTCCGTAAATAAATTGATGCTAATGGTGCGCGATGCCAATCTAGAGGTGTATCGTAACAACACTTTGGCAGATTTAATAGCCTGA
- a CDS encoding DUF2061 domain-containing protein, whose protein sequence is MIVDQLILDKAASKKKYSEDKKSEKPIRSIAKAVSWRVIGTLDTLLVSYLLTNEVAIAASIASIDFVTKMFLYFFHERLWNKINWGK, encoded by the coding sequence ATGATAGTAGATCAGTTGATTTTAGATAAAGCAGCTTCCAAGAAGAAATATTCAGAAGATAAAAAATCTGAGAAGCCAATCCGTAGTATCGCCAAAGCGGTGAGCTGGAGGGTTATCGGTACATTAGATACCTTGTTGGTTTCCTATTTACTAACTAACGAAGTGGCTATTGCGGCGTCTATAGCTTCTATAGATTTTGTGACCAAGATGTTTTTGTACTTCTTTCACGAGCGTTTATGGAACAAAATTAATTGGGGTAAATAA
- a CDS encoding phosphoadenosine phosphosulfate reductase domain-containing protein, whose product MSFSEEQIKKLNERFKDADPSVIVDWAIENAKNAVVTTNFRPYEVAILHAVADVKNDIPVIWCDTGYNTPNTYKHAEEIIGKLDLNIDLYVPKQTSAHRDSVMGIPQIEDPKHAVFTEQVKLEPFKRAMEAHKPDVWFTNLRKGQTALRDSLDILSVSKDGVLKVSPFYHWSDAQLDAYLEKRELPNEHKYFDPTKVLENRECGLHT is encoded by the coding sequence ATGAGTTTTTCAGAAGAACAGATAAAGAAACTTAACGAGCGTTTCAAAGATGCCGATCCGTCGGTTATCGTAGATTGGGCCATAGAGAATGCTAAGAATGCGGTAGTAACTACCAACTTCAGGCCTTACGAGGTGGCTATTCTACATGCCGTTGCCGATGTAAAGAATGATATTCCAGTAATTTGGTGCGATACGGGTTATAATACGCCCAATACTTACAAGCATGCGGAGGAAATTATTGGAAAATTGGACCTCAATATAGATTTATACGTGCCCAAGCAAACTAGTGCTCACCGTGATAGTGTAATGGGAATACCTCAAATAGAGGACCCAAAGCATGCTGTTTTTACAGAACAAGTTAAGTTGGAGCCCTTTAAAAGGGCTATGGAAGCGCATAAGCCAGATGTTTGGTTTACAAACCTTAGAAAAGGGCAAACTGCGTTGAGGGATTCGTTGGATATTTTAAGTGTAAGCAAAGACGGAGTCCTTAAAGTGAGTCCGTTTTATCACTGGAGCGACGCACAGTTAGATGCTTACCTGGAAAAAAGGGAGTTACCTAACGAACATAAATATTTTGATCCGACCAAAGTTCTCGAGAACCGGGAATGTGGATTGCATACTTAA
- the cysD gene encoding sulfate adenylyltransferase subunit CysD: MSQDTSHINALENEAIYIFREVAAQFEKPVLLFSGGKDSITLVRLAQKAFWPAKIPFPLMHIDTGHNFPETIEFRDRLVKELGLELIVRNVQDSIDQGKVKEESGRYSSRNSLQTTTLLDAIEEFKFDACIGGARRDEEKARAKERIFSVRDDFGQWDERNQRPELFDMLNGQIELGQNVRVFPISNWTELDVWSYIKEEEIEIPSIYFAHKRKVFLRDGLIWSHSDYVYQEEDEEVLERMVRFRTVGDMSCTAAVFSDATDIESVVEEIRDSSISERGARIDDKRSEAAMEKRKQQGYF; encoded by the coding sequence ATGAGCCAAGATACATCACACATCAACGCCTTAGAAAATGAGGCCATCTACATCTTTAGAGAAGTAGCTGCTCAATTTGAGAAACCGGTACTTTTATTTTCTGGTGGAAAAGACTCCATTACATTGGTGCGTTTGGCACAAAAGGCATTTTGGCCAGCTAAGATTCCTTTTCCTTTAATGCATATTGATACAGGTCACAACTTTCCTGAAACTATTGAATTTAGAGATAGATTGGTAAAAGAATTGGGTCTGGAACTTATCGTAAGAAATGTTCAGGATTCTATTGATCAAGGTAAGGTAAAAGAAGAATCGGGTAGGTACTCAAGTAGAAACTCTTTACAGACAACTACTTTATTGGATGCTATTGAGGAATTTAAGTTCGATGCTTGTATTGGTGGTGCGCGGAGAGATGAGGAAAAAGCAAGGGCAAAAGAGCGTATTTTTTCTGTGCGTGATGATTTTGGTCAGTGGGATGAGCGTAACCAACGTCCGGAGCTTTTTGATATGTTGAACGGTCAGATAGAATTGGGACAGAACGTACGTGTTTTCCCAATTTCGAACTGGACAGAGTTAGATGTTTGGTCTTATATTAAAGAAGAAGAGATTGAAATACCTTCTATTTACTTCGCACACAAGCGTAAAGTATTCTTGCGTGATGGTTTGATCTGGTCACATTCTGATTATGTATACCAAGAAGAAGACGAAGAGGTTTTAGAGCGTATGGTGCGTTTCCGTACTGTAGGTGATATGAGTTGTACTGCAGCTGTGTTTTCTGATGCTACCGATATTGAGTCTGTTGTTGAAGAAATTCGTGATTCTAGTATCTCTGAAAGAGGAGCCCGTATTGACGATAAAAGGTCAGAAGCGGCAATGGAGAAGAGAAAGCAACAAGGATACTTTTAG
- a CDS encoding sulfate adenylyltransferase subunit 1 → MDVLKIATAGSVDDGKSTLIGRILYDTKSLTSDKLEAIEKTSKSKGYDYLDFSLATDGLVAEREQGITIDVAHIYFSTAKKSYIIADTPGHVEYTRNMVTGASTSQAAIILIDARKGVIEQTNRHFFINNLLRIKDVVVAINKMDLVDYSEETYNAIKADFEELMAKRDYQDQKITFIPVSALKGDNVVNKTDKTPWYTGPTLLEHFEALDRKDIFNVGTPRFPVQYVIRPKTDEHHDFRGFAGKVYGGELSVGDEVVALPSQTRSKIKDIYFYDKKFQTASRRSSVTITLEDEINISRGDMLVKAEDLPTIDKQFTATISWMDSNQLTAGKKYVVQHGVNKVLAKVDNIHHKINPDYSGIDTEVQGLGMNDIAQVTFKLNKPIFYDKFENHRTNGSFILIDTQTNSTVGAGFIS, encoded by the coding sequence ATGGACGTATTAAAGATAGCAACAGCAGGTAGTGTAGATGACGGAAAAAGTACCTTGATCGGTAGAATTCTGTACGATACAAAATCATTGACTAGCGATAAGCTAGAAGCCATAGAAAAGACCAGTAAGAGCAAAGGGTATGATTACCTAGATTTCTCATTGGCAACAGATGGTCTAGTGGCCGAGCGCGAGCAAGGTATTACAATAGATGTGGCACATATCTATTTTTCCACTGCAAAGAAAAGTTACATTATAGCCGATACCCCCGGGCACGTAGAGTACACTCGTAACATGGTTACAGGTGCTTCCACTTCTCAAGCAGCAATTATTTTGATCGATGCCAGAAAAGGAGTTATAGAGCAGACCAACCGTCACTTTTTTATCAATAACCTATTGCGCATCAAAGATGTTGTGGTAGCTATTAATAAAATGGACTTGGTTGATTATTCAGAGGAAACGTACAATGCAATCAAAGCCGATTTTGAGGAGTTGATGGCAAAAAGAGATTACCAAGATCAGAAGATTACCTTCATTCCTGTTAGTGCTTTAAAAGGTGATAACGTTGTGAACAAAACGGATAAGACGCCTTGGTATACAGGTCCTACTTTATTAGAGCATTTTGAGGCTTTGGATCGTAAGGATATTTTTAATGTAGGTACACCGCGTTTTCCGGTTCAGTATGTTATCCGTCCTAAGACAGATGAGCATCACGACTTTAGAGGTTTCGCCGGTAAGGTATATGGTGGCGAGTTGAGTGTTGGAGATGAGGTTGTGGCTCTTCCATCGCAAACAAGGTCTAAGATCAAGGATATTTATTTCTACGACAAGAAGTTCCAGACGGCTTCAAGAAGGTCTTCGGTAACGATTACTTTAGAAGATGAAATTAATATCAGTAGAGGGGATATGTTGGTGAAAGCTGAAGATTTACCTACTATCGATAAGCAGTTTACAGCTACTATTTCTTGGATGGATTCAAATCAATTGACAGCAGGTAAGAAATATGTGGTACAACACGGTGTCAATAAAGTGTTGGCCAAGGTTGATAATATTCACCATAAAATCAATCCTGATTATTCTGGTATAGATACAGAAGTACAAGGGTTGGGAATGAATGATATCGCTCAGGTAACCTTTAAATTGAACAAGCCTATTTTTTACGACAAATTCGAGAATCACCGTACCAACGGTTCGTTTATCTTAATAGATACACAAACCAATAGTACAGTAGGGGCTGGTTTCATAAGTTAG
- a CDS encoding HEPN domain-containing protein, whose protein sequence is MQSFRTEIENPVVEKDILALEAKIRQFKEGNLDEEKFRSLRLARGVYGQRQPGVQMIRIKLPYGKVTSKQLKRISDVSDEYSRGRLHITTRQDIQIHYVDLDRTPELWSELEKDDVTIREACGNTVRNVTASETAGIDVDEPFDVSPYAHALFQYFLRNPISQEMGRKFKVSFSASDADTGLSYMHDLGFIAKIQDGVKGFKVMLAGGLGSQPRHAELLFEFLAADKIIPLMEGVVRVFDRYGERKSRAKARMKFLLKDLGLDGFKALLEEEQKAIPVQTYPIDEAAYPKVEVAKVDAPQVEIEDTEAFEIWKSTNLIPQKQEGYSAIGIKVLLGDFYTDKARLLADLVEQYAAGELRLSLRQNILIPYVANDLVPFFYNELKKLGFVEAGYNKAIDITACPGTDTCNLGIASSTGIAEELERIMKVEYPQYISNPDVVIKISGCMNACGQHNMANIGFQGMSVRTKDKLVAPALQVLLGGGTDGNGNGRFADKVVKVPSKRGPQALRLILDDYDQNGNGKSYADYYEEKGQMYFYDFLTPLSDVDNLTAEDFIDWGNTERYEKAIGIGECAGVVIDLIATLLFESEEKIQTAQESFDENKWAASIYHSYSSMVNSAKAMLTSEKAKVNTHASIIKDFDEKFVASGRIDLGQGFEELALQLNKNEPTEAFAKSYLEDAKAFLKAVEKFRKQELAEA, encoded by the coding sequence ATGCAAAGTTTCAGAACAGAAATAGAAAATCCCGTAGTTGAAAAGGATATTTTGGCCTTAGAGGCTAAAATACGCCAATTCAAAGAAGGTAATTTAGATGAAGAAAAGTTCCGCAGTTTGCGTTTGGCCAGAGGTGTTTACGGTCAACGCCAGCCTGGCGTGCAGATGATTCGTATTAAATTGCCCTACGGTAAGGTTACCTCTAAGCAATTAAAGCGTATCAGTGATGTTTCTGACGAATATTCTAGAGGTAGACTGCACATTACTACACGTCAAGATATTCAGATACATTATGTTGACCTTGACCGTACACCAGAACTTTGGTCGGAGCTAGAGAAAGATGACGTTACCATTCGTGAGGCTTGTGGTAATACGGTACGTAATGTAACGGCTAGTGAAACTGCCGGTATAGATGTAGACGAACCGTTTGATGTTTCGCCATACGCCCATGCACTTTTTCAGTATTTCTTACGTAACCCGATCAGTCAAGAAATGGGCCGTAAGTTCAAAGTTTCTTTTTCCGCGAGTGATGCGGATACTGGACTTTCATACATGCACGATCTTGGTTTTATCGCTAAAATACAAGATGGTGTAAAAGGTTTTAAAGTAATGTTGGCTGGTGGGTTAGGTTCACAACCACGTCACGCCGAGCTGCTTTTTGAATTTCTTGCAGCAGATAAAATTATTCCTTTAATGGAAGGTGTGGTTCGTGTTTTTGACCGTTATGGTGAAAGAAAGAGCAGGGCCAAAGCAAGAATGAAGTTTTTGTTGAAAGACTTAGGTCTTGATGGATTTAAAGCTTTATTGGAAGAAGAGCAAAAAGCGATTCCTGTTCAAACGTATCCTATTGATGAAGCTGCATATCCAAAAGTAGAGGTTGCTAAAGTTGATGCACCTCAAGTGGAAATAGAAGATACGGAAGCTTTTGAAATCTGGAAGTCAACAAATCTTATTCCTCAGAAACAAGAAGGTTATTCTGCAATTGGTATTAAAGTGCTTTTAGGAGATTTTTATACGGATAAAGCAAGATTGTTGGCGGATTTGGTAGAGCAATATGCTGCTGGCGAATTAAGATTGAGCTTGCGTCAAAATATATTGATTCCTTATGTAGCAAACGATTTGGTTCCTTTTTTCTATAATGAATTAAAGAAATTAGGTTTTGTTGAGGCTGGTTATAACAAAGCTATAGATATTACAGCTTGCCCGGGTACGGATACTTGTAACTTGGGTATTGCCAGTAGTACAGGTATTGCCGAGGAATTAGAAAGAATTATGAAAGTGGAGTATCCGCAGTACATCAGCAACCCTGATGTTGTAATTAAAATTAGCGGATGTATGAATGCCTGTGGTCAGCATAACATGGCCAATATTGGTTTTCAGGGAATGAGTGTTAGGACAAAGGATAAATTGGTGGCACCGGCACTTCAAGTATTGTTGGGTGGTGGTACCGATGGAAACGGAAACGGAAGATTTGCCGATAAAGTAGTGAAAGTACCTTCTAAAAGAGGTCCTCAAGCATTACGATTGATATTGGACGATTATGACCAAAACGGAAACGGAAAGTCGTATGCTGATTATTACGAAGAGAAAGGTCAGATGTATTTTTATGATTTTCTAACGCCACTTTCTGACGTTGATAATCTTACTGCAGAAGATTTTATCGACTGGGGTAATACGGAACGTTATGAAAAAGCGATTGGTATTGGTGAGTGTGCCGGTGTGGTAATTGACCTTATTGCAACCTTACTTTTTGAAAGCGAAGAGAAAATACAGACAGCACAAGAGTCTTTTGACGAAAACAAATGGGCGGCTAGTATCTACCATTCGTACTCTTCAATGGTAAACTCTGCAAAAGCAATGTTGACTTCCGAAAAAGCGAAAGTGAATACGCATGCCAGTATCATTAAAGATTTTGATGAAAAATTCGTTGCCTCTGGTAGAATAGATTTAGGTCAAGGTTTTGAAGAACTTGCTTTACAATTGAACAAGAACGAACCAACTGAAGCTTTTGCAAAAAGCTATTTAGAAGATGCTAAAGCATTTTTAAAAGCAGTTGAAAAGTTCAGAAAACAAGAATTAGCAGAAGCTTAA
- the cobA gene encoding uroporphyrinogen-III C-methyltransferase: MKYSNENNSTLSNAGGHFTVIGAGPGDVELITLKAIKALQSADVVLYDALVSVELLDYAPNAEQIFVGKRKGCYTYQQGQINELIVSRAKSHGKVVRLKGGDPFVFGRGAEEMEYAAAHGLQVAMVPGISSCLSVPASQNIPVTKRGASESFWVITGTTKEHKLSADVALAAKSNATVVILMGMSKLSQIAELFRAEGKAETPIAIVQNGTRKDERIAVGTIASIEDEVAKQQLTNPAIIIIGEVVKHRARILSIAQNQELQLSK; this comes from the coding sequence ATGAAATATTCCAACGAAAATAACAGCACTTTATCCAACGCGGGCGGTCACTTTACGGTGATTGGTGCAGGTCCTGGTGATGTTGAGCTAATTACGCTCAAAGCCATCAAGGCATTGCAAAGTGCCGATGTGGTGTTGTACGATGCGTTGGTATCCGTTGAGTTGTTGGATTACGCACCTAATGCCGAACAGATTTTTGTTGGCAAAAGAAAAGGGTGTTATACGTACCAGCAAGGTCAGATAAATGAATTGATTGTTAGTAGAGCAAAAAGTCATGGGAAGGTAGTGCGGTTAAAAGGTGGAGATCCATTTGTATTTGGTCGTGGCGCCGAAGAAATGGAATACGCTGCAGCTCACGGGTTGCAAGTAGCCATGGTTCCGGGTATATCCTCATGTTTGTCGGTTCCTGCATCTCAAAATATTCCGGTGACCAAAAGAGGTGCTTCCGAAAGTTTTTGGGTGATTACGGGTACAACAAAAGAACACAAACTCTCTGCTGATGTAGCTTTGGCCGCTAAAAGTAATGCTACAGTGGTTATTCTTATGGGCATGAGCAAATTGTCGCAAATAGCTGAATTGTTCAGGGCAGAAGGTAAAGCTGAAACACCAATTGCCATAGTGCAAAACGGGACCAGAAAAGACGAAAGAATTGCAGTAGGAACAATTGCTTCCATAGAAGATGAAGTGGCAAAGCAACAGTTGACCAATCCTGCAATTATTATAATAGGTGAAGTAGTAAAACACAGGGCTAGGATTTTATCCATTGCCCAGAATCAAGAATTACAGTTAAGTAAATAG
- a CDS encoding NAD(P)/FAD-dependent oxidoreductase: MIKTDILIIGAGPTGLFTVFEAGLLKLKCHLIDALPQTGGQCSEIYPKKPIYDIPAFPEILAGDLVTNLMEQIKPFEAGYTLGERAQTLDKQEDGSFIVTTNKGTKHHAPVVVIAGGLGSFEPRKPPIENIADFEDRGVAYIIKDPEVYRDKKVVIAGGGDSALDWAIFLADVASEVSLVHRRNEFRGALDSVEKASELAKAGKIKLFTEAEVKKLYGDDHLEAVVIKHNDAEKGESYVEVDNFIPLFGLSPKLGPIGDWGLEIEKNAIKVNNAKDYQTNIPGVFAIGDVNTYEGKLKLILSGFHEAAVMCQFAYQLINPGKRYVMKYTTVGGVEGFDGSKKVAKKEVVKSIV; this comes from the coding sequence ATGATAAAAACAGATATTCTAATCATTGGCGCAGGCCCAACAGGTCTTTTTACAGTATTTGAAGCAGGTTTGTTGAAGTTAAAATGCCATTTGATAGATGCTTTACCACAAACAGGTGGACAGTGTTCGGAAATATATCCAAAGAAACCAATTTATGATATCCCGGCTTTCCCGGAAATTCTTGCAGGTGATTTGGTAACTAATCTAATGGAGCAAATCAAACCTTTTGAGGCTGGTTACACTTTAGGTGAGCGAGCGCAAACATTGGACAAGCAGGAAGATGGTTCTTTTATCGTAACCACGAATAAAGGTACGAAGCACCACGCCCCTGTAGTTGTAATTGCTGGTGGACTCGGGTCTTTTGAGCCTAGAAAACCGCCTATTGAGAACATTGCTGATTTTGAAGATAGAGGTGTTGCTTACATCATTAAAGATCCCGAAGTGTACAGAGACAAAAAAGTAGTTATTGCTGGTGGTGGTGATTCTGCTTTGGACTGGGCTATTTTCTTGGCCGATGTCGCTTCAGAGGTATCTTTGGTACACAGAAGAAACGAATTTAGAGGTGCTTTGGATTCTGTTGAAAAAGCATCGGAACTCGCAAAAGCCGGAAAGATTAAATTATTTACCGAGGCAGAGGTAAAGAAATTATATGGTGATGACCATTTGGAAGCAGTTGTTATAAAACATAACGATGCAGAAAAAGGGGAGAGCTATGTTGAGGTAGATAACTTTATTCCATTGTTCGGTCTTTCTCCAAAATTGGGTCCAATTGGTGATTGGGGTCTGGAGATTGAGAAAAATGCCATTAAGGTAAATAATGCCAAAGACTATCAAACGAACATACCTGGTGTTTTCGCTATTGGAGATGTGAATACCTACGAAGGTAAATTAAAACTGATTTTATCCGGTTTTCATGAAGCTGCCGTAATGTGTCAATTTGCTTACCAATTAATTAACCCTGGTAAAAGATACGTTATGAAGTACACCACTGTAGGTGGGGTAGAAGGATTTGACGGTAGTAAAAAAGTGGCCAAAAAAGAGGTCGTGAAAAGTATTGTATAA
- a CDS encoding homocysteine S-methyltransferase family protein: MKNIQEILKERILVLDGAMGTMLQRYKFTEEDFRGERFKDWKSPVQGNNDLLSLTQPEAIAEVHRKYFAAGADIVETNTFSSTTIAMADYDMEELVYDLNFESARIAKMVADEFTAKEPNKPRFVVGSLGPTNKTASMSPDVNDPGYRAVSFDELRIAYKQQIEALIDGGVDMLMVETIFDTLNAKAALFAIEEVKEERNIDIPIMVSGTITDASGRTLSGQTAEAFLISVSHIPIFSVGFNCALGADQLVPHLEVLSSKTEHAVSAHPNAGLPNAFGEYDETPEQMASQIKEYVEKGLVNIVGGCCGTTPEHIKAIADLVKKYDPRGINVAS; this comes from the coding sequence ATGAAAAATATTCAAGAAATATTAAAAGAACGCATATTAGTGTTAGATGGTGCTATGGGTACCATGTTACAACGCTATAAGTTTACCGAAGAAGATTTTCGAGGTGAGCGTTTTAAAGATTGGAAATCTCCGGTACAGGGCAATAATGATTTACTATCCTTAACGCAGCCCGAAGCTATTGCAGAAGTACATAGAAAGTACTTTGCTGCAGGAGCGGATATTGTAGAAACCAATACGTTTTCCAGTACAACAATTGCCATGGCAGATTACGACATGGAAGAGTTGGTGTATGATTTAAATTTTGAATCCGCACGAATTGCTAAAATGGTTGCAGATGAGTTTACTGCCAAAGAGCCTAATAAGCCGCGCTTTGTAGTGGGTAGTTTAGGTCCAACAAATAAAACGGCTAGTATGTCTCCGGATGTAAATGACCCGGGGTATAGAGCAGTTTCTTTTGATGAGCTACGTATTGCGTATAAACAGCAAATAGAAGCATTGATAGATGGAGGGGTAGATATGCTAATGGTAGAAACCATTTTTGATACGTTGAATGCCAAAGCAGCACTTTTTGCGATAGAAGAGGTGAAAGAAGAACGTAATATAGACATTCCGATTATGGTTAGTGGAACCATAACTGATGCTTCTGGTAGAACCTTATCAGGTCAAACGGCTGAAGCATTCTTAATTTCAGTTTCGCATATTCCAATCTTTTCTGTTGGTTTTAATTGTGCATTAGGTGCAGATCAGTTGGTGCCACATTTAGAGGTTTTGTCTTCTAAAACCGAGCATGCTGTTTCGGCGCATCCAAATGCTGGTTTGCCTAATGCTTTTGGTGAATACGATGAAACGCCTGAACAAATGGCATCACAGATAAAAGAATATGTAGAAAAAGGTCTAGTTAATATCGTTGGTGGATGTTGTGGTACTACACCGGAACATATTAAGGCAATTGCAGACTTGGTAAAAAAGTATGATCCAAGAGGAATAAACGTGGCATCTTGA